In Alkalihalobacillus sp. FSL W8-0930, a single window of DNA contains:
- the gltX gene encoding glutamate--tRNA ligase — protein MSSNVRVRFAPSPTGHLHIGGARSALFNYLYARNQGGKFVLRIEDTDQARNVEQAKEKLLDSLKWLGMDWDESIDIGGEYGPYSSMERVDIYKEYVQQLLDEGKAYYCYMTSEELEEERAAQLARGEAPKYSGRDRDLTPEQRKAYEDKGIKPVVRFRVPQNQVVKIEDAVRGDVSFETDGIGDFVIARNDGVPMYNFAVVIDDQLMKISHVIRAEEHLSNTPRQALVYEAFGWEKPTFAHASLILNPDRQKMSKRDESIIQFVEQYKELGYLPEALVNFLALLGWSPVGEEEIFTIDELSEQFSLERVSKAPAVFDTDKLAWMNNQYIQAAPLEKIVDLALPHLVHAGRLPEEMDETRKEWATRLIGLYKEQLHYGAEIVTLTELFFKDEIEYNEEAKAVLTEEQVPEVLNHFVQELDALEEYSAPAIKAAIKATQKATGQKGKKLFMPIRVAATGQTHGPELPNTIELLGKATIAARLKQAASLA, from the coding sequence ATGAGTAGCAACGTACGTGTACGTTTCGCGCCAAGTCCAACGGGTCACCTTCATATTGGAGGCGCACGTTCGGCATTATTTAACTATTTATATGCACGCAACCAAGGAGGCAAATTCGTTCTCCGGATTGAAGATACAGATCAGGCTCGTAACGTGGAACAAGCGAAGGAAAAGCTACTTGATAGCTTAAAATGGCTTGGCATGGATTGGGATGAAAGTATTGATATCGGTGGAGAATATGGTCCATATAGCAGCATGGAGCGCGTAGATATTTATAAAGAGTATGTTCAACAGCTTCTTGACGAAGGAAAGGCATACTACTGCTACATGACATCTGAGGAGCTTGAGGAAGAGCGTGCAGCGCAGCTTGCTCGTGGTGAGGCACCAAAGTATAGCGGGCGTGATCGTGACTTAACTCCTGAGCAACGTAAAGCGTATGAGGATAAAGGAATTAAGCCTGTTGTACGTTTCCGTGTACCTCAAAATCAAGTTGTAAAGATTGAAGATGCTGTACGTGGAGACGTATCATTCGAAACAGATGGCATCGGTGACTTTGTTATTGCACGTAACGATGGTGTGCCAATGTACAACTTTGCGGTTGTAATTGATGACCAGTTGATGAAAATTTCTCACGTGATTCGTGCAGAGGAGCATTTATCAAACACGCCTCGTCAAGCGCTTGTCTATGAAGCATTTGGCTGGGAGAAACCAACCTTTGCTCACGCATCGTTGATCTTAAATCCAGATCGCCAGAAAATGAGTAAGCGTGATGAGTCCATTATTCAATTTGTTGAACAATATAAGGAGCTTGGATATTTACCTGAAGCACTTGTAAACTTCCTTGCGCTTCTAGGATGGTCTCCAGTTGGCGAAGAAGAGATCTTCACCATCGACGAACTATCAGAACAGTTTAGCCTAGAGCGTGTATCAAAGGCTCCAGCCGTATTTGATACAGATAAGCTAGCATGGATGAATAACCAATACATTCAAGCGGCTCCATTAGAAAAGATCGTAGACCTTGCCTTACCTCACCTTGTTCATGCAGGACGTTTGCCTGAGGAGATGGATGAGACTCGTAAGGAGTGGGCAACACGCCTGATTGGCCTGTACAAAGAGCAGCTTCATTATGGTGCTGAAATTGTTACGCTAACAGAGTTATTCTTTAAAGATGAAATTGAGTATAATGAAGAAGCAAAAGCTGTATTAACTGAAGAGCAGGTTCCTGAAGTTCTGAATCATTTTGTTCAAGAGCTTGATGCATTAGAGGAATATAGCGCTCCAGCTATTAAAGCAGCAATTAAAGCGACGCAAAAAGCAACGGGACAAAAAGGGAAGAAGCTGTTCATGCCAATACGTGTAGCAGCAACGGGCCAAACACATGGTCCAGAACTGCCTAATACGATTGAATTGCTTGGAAAAGCTACCATTGCTGCGCGCCTGAAACAAGCAGCATCACTCGCGTAA
- the cysE gene encoding serine O-acetyltransferase: MFRTLMNDVDVVFHQDPAARSRMEVVFTYSGVHAIWAHRMAHGLWKWKLRFLAKLLSQISRFFTGIEIHPAAVIGQRLFIDHGMGVVIGETCEIGDNVTIYQGVTLGGTGKEKGKRHPTVGDGVMISSGAKVLGSFTIGEYSRIGAGSVVLKEVPPNSTVVGIPGRIVVKNGCKVNNELDHHILPDPVADKFKQLEEEMLELKEELYRQKNTSR; encoded by the coding sequence ATTTTTAGAACGTTGATGAATGACGTAGATGTTGTATTCCATCAAGACCCTGCAGCACGAAGCCGAATGGAAGTGGTTTTCACTTATTCTGGCGTTCATGCGATTTGGGCACATCGAATGGCACACGGACTTTGGAAGTGGAAGCTGCGCTTTTTAGCTAAACTCCTTTCCCAAATCAGTCGATTCTTCACAGGAATTGAAATTCATCCGGCTGCAGTCATTGGGCAGCGCTTGTTCATTGACCACGGGATGGGTGTAGTTATTGGGGAAACCTGTGAGATCGGAGACAATGTCACGATTTATCAAGGGGTTACACTTGGTGGAACAGGGAAAGAAAAGGGAAAAAGGCATCCTACCGTAGGCGATGGAGTGATGATTTCCAGTGGAGCAAAAGTGCTTGGTTCCTTTACGATTGGAGAGTACTCAAGAATTGGTGCCGGTTCTGTAGTGTTGAAGGAAGTTCCTCCAAACTCAACGGTTGTGGGAATACCAGGGCGAATTGTCGTAAAGAATGGATGTAAAGTGAACAATGAACTGGATCATCATATTCTACCGGATCCAGTAGCAGATAAATTTAAACAATTAGAAGAAGAAATGCTGGAATTAAAAGAAGAGCTATACCGGCAGAAAAATACGTCACGCTAG
- the cysS gene encoding cysteine--tRNA ligase: MAIQILNSLTMKKEPFVPMEKGKVKMYVCGPTVYNYIHIGNARPPIVYDMVRRYLEYRGYEVFFVSNFTDVDDKIIRAANELGEDVFDVANRFIEAYHQDTCALGVKPADIHPRVTETISDIVEFIELLEKKGYAYESGGDVYFRTRKFKEYGKLSSQSIDDLQSGSRIEVDSRKEDPLDFVLWKAAKKGEISWESPWGNGRPGWHIECSAMVKKYLGDTIDIHAGGRDLSFPHHENEIAQSEALTDKPMANYWMHNGFINIDNEKMSKSLGNFVLAHDIIRQHSPEVVRFFMLTAHYRSPINFSSELLEGAKNGLDRIKTALGTMKHRLDDCADYGEQDGWLDKVSELRTRFIQEMDDDFNSANGISVLFDAAKEANIYSREKQTSKAVLEAFISLFDELGGVLGLSLHEEAELLDAEVDQLIEKRNEARAARDFKLADEIRDQLKAQGILLEDTPQGVRWKREART; encoded by the coding sequence ATGGCCATTCAAATTTTAAACAGCTTAACAATGAAAAAAGAACCCTTTGTTCCTATGGAAAAAGGCAAGGTTAAGATGTATGTATGTGGACCCACTGTCTACAACTATATTCATATTGGAAACGCTAGGCCGCCGATTGTCTATGATATGGTGCGTAGATATTTAGAATATCGTGGGTACGAGGTATTCTTTGTCTCAAACTTTACAGATGTGGATGACAAGATTATCCGTGCGGCGAATGAGCTTGGCGAGGACGTGTTTGATGTCGCGAACCGCTTTATTGAAGCCTATCATCAAGATACGTGTGCGTTGGGTGTGAAGCCTGCTGACATCCATCCACGCGTGACAGAAACGATTTCGGATATTGTAGAGTTCATTGAGTTACTTGAAAAGAAAGGCTATGCCTATGAATCAGGCGGAGATGTCTACTTCCGTACAAGAAAATTTAAAGAGTATGGGAAGCTTTCTTCTCAGTCTATTGATGATTTGCAGAGCGGTTCTCGTATTGAAGTGGATTCACGAAAAGAAGATCCATTGGATTTTGTCCTCTGGAAGGCGGCAAAAAAAGGAGAAATCTCCTGGGAGAGTCCATGGGGCAACGGTCGACCGGGCTGGCACATCGAATGCTCGGCCATGGTAAAAAAATATTTAGGCGATACCATTGATATTCATGCAGGAGGCCGCGATCTTTCTTTCCCACACCATGAAAACGAGATTGCGCAGTCGGAAGCCTTGACAGATAAGCCTATGGCCAACTATTGGATGCATAATGGGTTTATTAACATTGATAATGAAAAGATGTCAAAATCACTCGGAAATTTTGTTTTGGCACATGATATCATTCGACAGCATTCACCAGAAGTCGTTCGGTTCTTTATGCTGACAGCGCACTACCGTAGTCCAATTAATTTCAGCTCTGAATTACTTGAAGGAGCCAAAAATGGACTTGATCGAATCAAAACAGCGCTCGGGACGATGAAGCACAGACTTGATGATTGTGCAGATTACGGCGAGCAGGATGGATGGTTAGATAAAGTATCCGAATTACGTACTCGTTTTATCCAAGAGATGGACGATGACTTTAATAGTGCAAACGGAATTTCAGTCTTATTTGATGCAGCGAAGGAAGCGAATATTTATAGCCGTGAAAAGCAAACGTCTAAGGCTGTTCTTGAAGCGTTCATCAGTTTGTTTGATGAACTAGGTGGAGTACTTGGCTTGTCCCTACACGAAGAGGCTGAACTGTTAGATGCGGAAGTGGATCAATTGATTGAGAAGCGGAACGAAGCGCGTGCTGCACGTGATTTCAAACTGGCAGACGAAATTCGTGATCAGTTAAAAGCTCAAGGGATCTTACTTGAGGATACCCCACAAGGTGTACGTTGGAAGCGAGAAGCACGCACATGA
- a CDS encoding Mini-ribonuclease 3 has protein sequence MKIIKPTTDLKQLNGLALAYMGDAVLDMYVRYYLLAQGKVKPHALHVEATRYVSAKAQAEMVHRLEENGVFTDQEMMVIKRGRNAKSGSVPKNTSVTTYRYSTGFEALLGYLYVTDESERLDQIIEMALGEYENKQEKGAHNHE, from the coding sequence ATGAAGATCATTAAGCCAACAACAGATTTAAAGCAATTAAACGGGTTAGCCCTTGCCTATATGGGTGATGCTGTACTTGATATGTATGTACGGTATTACCTGCTGGCACAGGGAAAGGTTAAACCGCATGCGCTGCACGTAGAAGCAACACGTTATGTCTCTGCGAAAGCACAAGCGGAAATGGTGCATCGTTTAGAGGAAAACGGGGTATTCACAGATCAAGAGATGATGGTTATTAAGCGTGGCCGTAATGCAAAGTCAGGCTCAGTGCCGAAGAACACAAGTGTAACGACGTATCGTTACTCAACTGGCTTTGAAGCATTGCTCGGCTACTTGTATGTGACCGATGAATCAGAACGGTTAGATCAAATTATTGAAATGGCACTTGGAGAATATGAGAACAAACAAGAAAAAGGAGCACATAATCATGAGTGA